The genomic DNA CGGGATGCTGCTGGACGGTTTGACGGGGTTCCTGGCGCAGGCGCCGAGGGCCTGACTCCCCCTACAGCGTCCCGCACACGATGCCGCGGCCCCGTCAGGAGCACGGCGGCCGCGCCGGGGTCCCCTCCGGCAGGAGCTCGCGTTCCGCGCGGGTGTAGTCCCGCCCGGCGGCGGCGCACAGGGTTCGGAACTGGCCGTCGGGGCGCAGGTCGAAGGTCTGGCGTACGGCGCCGGTGTCGACGGTCAGGCGGTGGCCGTGCACGGAGCCCGTCGACCACCCGCTGGTGGCGGGCCCGACCGCCACCACGAGCGTGCTGGACGCGCCGTCCCCCGCCAGGTCGTGGATCCGGACCTGCTCCTTCGCCGTGTCGTACGTGAGGACACTGTCGTCGGGCCCGAACCCGATCAGGGCGTCTCCGGTCGAGACGGGCGCGCTACGGGGCAGTTGCTTCCCGCGGTCGACGTCCCACACCCGTACCCGCCCGTCGGAATTCCGCACCGCGAGGTGCGAGCCGTCTGCGTCGAACGCGATCGCGCCGAGGCCGGCATCCATGTCGAGAGGCAGGCTGACGGCCTGGCCCGACAGTGCCGCGATGCGGCGGGCGGCGCGGACGTCCCACAGCAGGATCTCGCCTCGTCCGGATCCGCCTTTGGTGACTACGGCAACCTGCCCGGGGTGCGCCGGACGGGGGACGAGCTGACTCTTCACCAGGAAATCGGCGTTGCCGGTGGCACGCGGCCCGGAGTCGGCGGGGAAGGGGCCGGTGCGCACGGCCGCGTCGGCGGCGTCGACACGTGCGATCTCGCCCTCCTCGGTCAGCAGCACGATCTCGCTGCCCTGCGTCCCGGCGACGCTGTCCACCTCCTTCGCCGTCGGCACGGCGTCACCCAGCGGCACACTCTCCCCGAGATCGCGTACGGAGTACGCCCGGTAGAGGCCGCCGTTCTCGTGCCAGACCACGATGCGCCTCGAGTCGGCCGTCCAAGTGAGCTTCCAGTGCCCGAAGTCCTCGGGTGCCGGTAGCGATACGGCCCTGCGGTGGGTGCGGGAGGCGTCGAGGACTTCGAGACGTCGCTGCGTGACCTGTGCGACGGAACGCCCGTCCGGCGACATGGCGTACACGGCCGTCCCGCTGTTGTCCTGGAAGGCTTCGCTGCCGACCCGTTCCCCGCGCACGACCATCAGCGCGGTGCCGACGGGTACGAGAACGGTGAGCCCGCCGTCCGCACGCGGTACCGCTGCGACCCCCGCGTACGACGCGGACGTGCTGCCCGAGGTGGGGATGCGGGTGCGGTAGGTGTCCCCGGTACGCAGATCGGTCAGAGTCGGCTCGGCGTAACCTCCCTTCTCCGACAGTTCAGAGGTGTACATGTCCGCCGCGCCTGCCACGCCGTACCTCGACGTGGCGTCTTCGGCGCTTCCGGCAGTGGGCAGTCCGGTCTTGCGGCCGGGACTGCGGCCGAGTTCCTGTACATACGGCCTGGTGACGTCGGTCCTGGCCAGGACCTCACCGCCCGCTCGCAACTCCGCGGTGACGCCGCCGTCCTGGGTGGTGAAGGTGGACCGAAGCCGACCTGTGGTGAAGTCCCTGACGTCGACGCGTTGGACGTCGTCCTTCCTGCCGATGGTCACCACGGTGTTCGCATCGGAGGTGAACGCCGCTTCCCGCAGGCCCGTCTCGGGAACGAGCCCGGCCGGTACGTCGAGACGCTCACCGGAAGGCAACCGCCAGGCCTCGGCGAAGGCCGGGGTGCACCGCCGGTCGTCGCGATAGCACTCGTCGGACCTGTCGCTCACCGCCAGCAGCAGCCTCGTCCCGTCACTGCTGAAGTCCAGAGCCACGGCGGGCTTCTCCGGAGCCTCGTGGTCACCGAGGGTCAGAACCGCGGGGGGCTCCGTGCCGCCCAGCCGCCACAGCCGCACCCCGTTGCCGGCGCTCGCGGCGAAGAAGTGACCGTTCGGGCTGAGTCCGGTCACCAGATCGCCTTCCGGTACGCCGCTCAGCTCCCTTGTCGCGGGTCGTCCGTCGAGCGCTCCGGTGACCACGGTGATGGTCGACCGGTCTCCACTGGGCGGTTCCGACCGGACGACGAGCGTGCGGCCGTCGACGGTGGCGTCCATCCCGGTGACCCGGCCCTTCCACACCGACGGGTACCCGGCGAGCAGGTACTGGTCTCGCACGTACTGGTCGAGCAGCGCCTGGCGGGTCGTCGCGGTCCGGCGGGCGTTCCATGCGGCCAGCGCGAGTTGCAACGCGGTGGTGGGGTCGCTGTCGGGGCGGCCCTCGGCGGCCTGGGCGAGCAGGCCCGACGCCTGAGTCCGCAACTGCCGTTCCGATCGCTTCAGGCTCTGCCAGTTGGTGAACGCCAGGGCCACCGCGAGGACGGTGAGCACGGCGAGCGACGCGACGGCGGCCCGTCTGAGCCGGGTACCGCGCCTTGAGTGACGGCGGCTGAGGAGGACGTAGTCGTGCTCGTCGGCGGAGATGTCCTCGGGGTGCTCGATCGTTCTGCGTTCCGCCTCGACCAGGTCGGTGCCGCTCAGCAGATGCGTAGGCTGTCGGGACTGGTCCTGCCAGCGCTGCAGGTCGGTCCGGAGCTGTTCCTGCCAGGCGCGGAAATCCCGGGAGTCGACAAGCCAGTCCTTCAGGAGGGGCCAGTGCTCGGTCAGGGCCTCATGTGCCAGGTCGACGATCTCTTCGCCTTCGGTACCCGGGGTGCGGGAGAGGACGATGAGCTTGCTGGGGGCAAGTAGGCGCGCCATGCCGAGGAGTTCGGACGGCAGGTCCGCCGTGCGGGCCGGGCGGCGGGAGAAGGCGACACCGTCACCGGGACGGGCGAGCTGTACGAACAGCCTTCGGGCACGCCTGCGCTGGGCCGGTGTCAATCGGTCCAGCTTGCCGTCCGCGTAGCCGACCAGTGCGCCGGCCACGCCGCCGAGCTCGTCGTAGGCCTCATGGGTGAGGGTGAGCATCGAGCGGTCGCGGTGCTTCCACAACTCGGTGAGAGCGAACTGGACCAGCGGCATCCGCCCGGGCTCGTCACCCGCGTCCTCGACGATCCGCTTCGGCAGCCCCGGCTCGAACCGGAACCCCCGTACGGCGTCGACGGGTGCGGTGATCGCCCGCTCCAGGTCGGCGGCGGCCAGTGGTGCCACGAACTGCACGGCGTCGCTCACGAGGTCGGACGTGTCGGCCGTCACCAGTACGTCGAGGGAGTCGGGCCGCGCGGTGGCGACGACCTTCAGCACTGCCGCACCGTCCTCGCCCGCCAGGGAGACGAGCAAGGTGAACAGATCGCGGGCTTCCTCGGACATGGCGCCCGCGTACTCCTCCAGCTGGTCGACGAAGAGGACGTGACCGGCGCCTTCCGCGCGGGCGAGGATCCTGCTGCGCAACTCCGCGAGCACGTCGTGACGGGCGTCCAGGAGGTCGGCCAGCTGCTCGGCCCTGACGAGCCGCTCCACTTCGTCCAGCTCCGGTTCCACAAGCCCCGTCACCGTGCGGGCGAGCACAGCCGAGGCGCGTGTCCCGGGCAGGGCACGCAGCCTGGTCACGCTCATGCCGTCGGCCCGCAGCCGAGGCAGCACCCCTGCCCGTACGAGGGAGGACTTCCCGCATCCAGAGGGCCCGGCCACCAAGGTCACCGGACGCCTGTGCACGGCATCGTGTACGCGGGAGGTCTCACTGTCACGGCCGTGGAAGAACTCCGCGTCGTTCTCCGTGAACGCCTTGAGCCCCTGGAACGGGCAGCGCGGCTCGTCGAGCGCAGGTTCGTCGATCAGTTCAGCCGATGGCAGCAGGTACGCGGTGCTCGCTCTCCGGTACGCCGCGACCGTCATGCCGACGACACCCTGCTCCGCGTCGTCCCAGACCGGCGACCCGCTGAAGCCTTGCACGATGCGCGGCCCGGGCTCCGGCACCTCCATCTGCAACCAGCCCGAGCCCTCCTTCGCGCGCAGCAGACCCCAGGCCCACATCCCGAGGTCGGCCCCGGCGGGGTAGCCGAACGCCCGAAACGTGTGGCCCCACAAGTCGGTCCCGTCGACGAGCGGCACCGGGCGTGCGCCTTCGACTGCCGCCTCGAGCCGTAGCAGTGCGACGTCCGCCCCGCCGCGCCGCCAGGACACCACGCTCGCCCGTGTCCCGGGACGGCCGGGCAACAGAGGGAAGTCGAGGCTCACGGGCGTGCCGGGCGCCCGCTCCACGGCATGCGATTCCCCGACGGCCCTGGCCACGACATGGGCACAGGTGCACACCACATCGACAGCGACGAGAAACCCGGCTCCGACCACCTCACCGGCAGGCGTGCAGATCCGCACCTGTGCCGCCTCAAGGGCATCGCTCCCCCGGGCACCTGCCATGAACTGCCCCCGTCTTCCGACTCGTCGCAGTGCACGCCAGCATCCCCCGGCGGAACGAAATCACACAACACGGCGCGCTCACGCTCCAGTTGACCCGTGAGCAACGCGCCGCACGCATCCCTGAACCATCCGCTCCCCTGCGGCGGACGACTTCCGGCGGTCGCGTCCACCCGCGGCGGCTGCGCCGGAGCCACGCCGACATGCCGGCCACGACGGCGAGCACCACCAGGTTGGCCACGAGGGCCGGGGTGTCGCCCGCCGGGGCGACGGTGGTCTCCCGCCAGACGATCCCGGCGACGGTCGGCGCGACGACGCTCAGCACCACGCCGACGAACTTCCGGACCGGCGTCCACTGCACCGAGGCGCACAGCGGCACCCCACCGGCGACGCGGATCGGGCCGCCGCACGGCGCCGGACCGGGAACGTCGGTCCCGTACGCCCGCAGTCCCCGCGTCCACGGAGAAGAGGGTGCCAGCAACGCCTGTGCGGCGCAGCGCGTTCCGACCGAGCAGCCGACGGACGCCACCGCCGGAGGCCGAGTCAGTTGATGATCTCGGCCCGCCCCTCCCGACTCATCGCGGCCAGCCGGTCCCGCCACATCCGGAGGGCCTCGGGCGTCTGCCGCGTCCAGTCGGTGACTTCACCGAGGACGCGGAGCGGCTCCGTGCTGCGGTAGGAACGGGTGGGGTTGCCGGGGAACTTCTTGTCGGTCACGTTCGGGTCGTTCTCGAACTCCCCGGTCGGCTCGACGGCATACACCCGCGGTTCCCCGTCACCGGCGGCAAGCTCGGCGGCGAGCCCCGCGCCATCACGCAACGCGGTGAAGTAGACGTGGTTCATCACGATCTCGGGCCGGTAGTTCGAAGGGAAGCCGGCGGTGAGGTGCTCCCCGACCCGCAAGTCGGCCTTCGTACCGTGAAAGAACGGCCCTTCGTCCAACACCTGGTCCATCGCGGCAGGTTATCAACGCGAGCCGTGGCCGACGGTCGAAACAGCTCCCGCGGAAAGCCGTGCCTGTTCTCCGGCACAATGACAACGTGCCCGAGCCCGTTCCGCCCTCCGCCTCCGTGTCCGCCCGCATGAGTCGGCAGGGCTCCCGCGACACCGCGCCGGAGATCGCGGTGCGGCGGCTGCTCCACGCGTCGGGCCTGCGCTACCGCGTGAACGTGCCGGTGCCGGGCATGCCCCGCCGCACGATCGACATCGTCTTCCCCAGAGCCAAGGTCGCGATCTTCCTCGACGGCTGCTTCTGGCACGGCTGCCCGCAGCACGCCACGCAGCCGAAGTCGAACGCGGAGTGGTGGCGCAACAAGCTGGACAAGAACATGGCCCGCGACGTGGAGACGACCAGGCACTTGCAGGACCAGGGGTGGACGGTACTTCGATTTTGGGAGCACGAGGCGCCGGAGGACGTGGCGAACCGGGTCAGCAGATCCCTGATTGGGGCCATCGTTCCCGCCGCAGGATTCACACCGGGCGGGCTTTGAAAGGCCCCCTTCTGATCAGTCGGCCCACCCCTCGTGTCAGTGGCTCCTGCTAGAACTGCATCCACAACAACATGGTGGGGAAAGGGGTCGGGGTGGAGCAGCCGCGGAGTGGGGAGCAGCCGGTCGCGGGAGTCTACGAGCAACTGGTCACGGATCGCCTACGCGGTGAACTGGAGCGCCTTGAGGCCGCGGGCTGGAAGGCCATCGACACCGAGGTCGGCGCAGAATCGTCACCTCATGTGCTGGCCCGCCACGTCGGTGACATAGTGGCTCGCCACCTCAACCAGCTCCGGCCCGAACACCGAGTTCCCTTCGCCAACCGCGTCCTCGAGTCCCTGGCGGCAGAGGGCGGTGGGCAGGGCGGCGCCGAGCCCGTCAGCGCCATCGCCGAGGGCCCCAGGCAGTTGCTGGCTCTGGCGGAACAGGAGGCACCGGGTGCCTATGCGATCCGTCCGCTCACGCCCCTCTCCGAGACCTCGCTTCTCACCAACTCCCCCGAGGACCTGAACCTGGGCTCGGAGTTGCGGGCCGAGTTGGCCACTGCGGATCGGATCGACCTGCTCTGTGCCTTCGTGAAGTGGTACGGCATCCGCGTGCTGGAGGATTCACTCCTGGCGGCCAAGGAGCGGGACGTCCCGATCCGGATCATCACCACGACCTACATGGGCGCCACGGACCGACGCGCGCTCGACCGGCTCGTGCGCGAATTCGGCGCCACCGTGAAGGTGAACTACGAGACCCGCTCGACCCGGCTGCACGCCAAAGCGTGGCTGTTCCGGCGCAGGACCGGATTCGACACGGCGTACGTCGGCAGCTCGAACCTCTCCCGTGCGGCGCTGCTCGACGGCCTGGAGTGGAACGTACGGCTGTCGTCGGTGGCCACACCGGCGGTGATGGAGAAGTTCGAGGCCACCTTCGAGGCGTACTGGAACGACGCGGCGTTCGAGACGTACGACCCGGATGAAGACGGCAAACGCCTCGACGCGGCGCTCGCCCAGGCGGGTGGGACGGTGTCGACCACAGACTTGAAGATCAACCTTTCCGGTCTTCAGGTGCATCCCTTCCCGCACCAGCGGGACATGCTGGAGCGCCTCAGCGCAGAGCGCGAGATCCGCGGACGGCACCGCAACCTGCTGGTCGCGGCGACCGGCACGGGGAAGACCGTGATGGCCGCCCTCGACTACCGCGACCTGAGTCATCAGGCGACCTCCGGTCGACCGAGGCTGCTGTTCGTGGCGCATCGCAAGGAGATCCTCAAGCAGTCCTTGCGTACGTATCGCGAAGTGCTGGACGACGCCTCGTTCGGCGAGTTGCTGTACGGCGGGGCCGATCCGCAGGAGTGGACCCACGTCTTCGCCAGCGTCCAGTCACTCAACGTCCAGAGGCTGGAGCAGCTCGCGCCAGACCACTTCGACGTCATCGTCATCGACGAGTTCCACCACGCCACGGCCGGTACGTACCGCCGGGTGATCGAACACTTCACACCGAAGGAGCTGCTGGGACTC from Streptomyces sp. CB09001 includes the following:
- a CDS encoding trypsin-like peptidase domain-containing protein, which translates into the protein MAGARGSDALEAAQVRICTPAGEVVGAGFLVAVDVVCTCAHVVARAVGESHAVERAPGTPVSLDFPLLPGRPGTRASVVSWRRGGADVALLRLEAAVEGARPVPLVDGTDLWGHTFRAFGYPAGADLGMWAWGLLRAKEGSGWLQMEVPEPGPRIVQGFSGSPVWDDAEQGVVGMTVAAYRRASTAYLLPSAELIDEPALDEPRCPFQGLKAFTENDAEFFHGRDSETSRVHDAVHRRPVTLVAGPSGCGKSSLVRAGVLPRLRADGMSVTRLRALPGTRASAVLARTVTGLVEPELDEVERLVRAEQLADLLDARHDVLAELRSRILARAEGAGHVLFVDQLEEYAGAMSEEARDLFTLLVSLAGEDGAAVLKVVATARPDSLDVLVTADTSDLVSDAVQFVAPLAAADLERAITAPVDAVRGFRFEPGLPKRIVEDAGDEPGRMPLVQFALTELWKHRDRSMLTLTHEAYDELGGVAGALVGYADGKLDRLTPAQRRRARRLFVQLARPGDGVAFSRRPARTADLPSELLGMARLLAPSKLIVLSRTPGTEGEEIVDLAHEALTEHWPLLKDWLVDSRDFRAWQEQLRTDLQRWQDQSRQPTHLLSGTDLVEAERRTIEHPEDISADEHDYVLLSRRHSRRGTRLRRAAVASLAVLTVLAVALAFTNWQSLKRSERQLRTQASGLLAQAAEGRPDSDPTTALQLALAAWNARRTATTRQALLDQYVRDQYLLAGYPSVWKGRVTGMDATVDGRTLVVRSEPPSGDRSTITVVTGALDGRPATRELSGVPEGDLVTGLSPNGHFFAASAGNGVRLWRLGGTEPPAVLTLGDHEAPEKPAVALDFSSDGTRLLLAVSDRSDECYRDDRRCTPAFAEAWRLPSGERLDVPAGLVPETGLREAAFTSDANTVVTIGRKDDVQRVDVRDFTTGRLRSTFTTQDGGVTAELRAGGEVLARTDVTRPYVQELGRSPGRKTGLPTAGSAEDATSRYGVAGAADMYTSELSEKGGYAEPTLTDLRTGDTYRTRIPTSGSTSASYAGVAAVPRADGGLTVLVPVGTALMVVRGERVGSEAFQDNSGTAVYAMSPDGRSVAQVTQRRLEVLDASRTHRRAVSLPAPEDFGHWKLTWTADSRRIVVWHENGGLYRAYSVRDLGESVPLGDAVPTAKEVDSVAGTQGSEIVLLTEEGEIARVDAADAAVRTGPFPADSGPRATGNADFLVKSQLVPRPAHPGQVAVVTKGGSGRGEILLWDVRAARRIAALSGQAVSLPLDMDAGLGAIAFDADGSHLAVRNSDGRVRVWDVDRGKQLPRSAPVSTGDALIGFGPDDSVLTYDTAKEQVRIHDLAGDGASSTLVVAVGPATSGWSTGSVHGHRLTVDTGAVRQTFDLRPDGQFRTLCAAAGRDYTRAERELLPEGTPARPPCS
- the arr gene encoding NAD(+)--rifampin ADP-ribosyltransferase, yielding MDQVLDEGPFFHGTKADLRVGEHLTAGFPSNYRPEIVMNHVYFTALRDGAGLAAELAAGDGEPRVYAVEPTGEFENDPNVTDKKFPGNPTRSYRSTEPLRVLGEVTDWTRQTPEALRMWRDRLAAMSREGRAEIIN
- a CDS encoding very short patch repair endonuclease; amino-acid sequence: MSRQGSRDTAPEIAVRRLLHASGLRYRVNVPVPGMPRRTIDIVFPRAKVAIFLDGCFWHGCPQHATQPKSNAEWWRNKLDKNMARDVETTRHLQDQGWTVLRFWEHEAPEDVANRVSRSLIGAIVPAAGFTPGGL